The Streptomyces sp. NBC_01275 genome has a segment encoding these proteins:
- a CDS encoding acyl-CoA dehydrogenase family protein encodes MHLDHTPEQQRLRTELRAYFAELVPHNAYARHIDPVAAKRFYRAAIRRLGADGWLGVGWPKEYGGRGLTPIEQFVFFDEAAQAGVPLPLMALNTVGPTIMKYGTDEQKAYFLPKVLSGEIDFAIGYSEPDAGTDLAALKTRAVRDGDHYVVNGQKIWTTNGDTADWVWLAVRTDPEAPPHKGITMLLVPTTDPGYSCTVIRTLASHDTTASYYENVRVPVAHRVGAENAGWRLITNQLNHERVTLAAHGTMAIRALHDVQRWATETKLADGRRVVDLPWVRRRLAQTHVKLDALKLLNWQMVGALQNGTLTPQDASAVKVYGSEARRDAYAWLMEVVAAPGALQEGSAGAVLHGELERGYRSAVIFTFGGGNNEIQREIISWIGLGMPRVRR; translated from the coding sequence GTGCATCTCGACCACACGCCCGAGCAGCAGCGGCTGCGCACCGAACTGCGCGCCTACTTCGCCGAGTTGGTGCCACACAACGCCTACGCCCGGCACATCGACCCGGTCGCCGCGAAACGCTTCTACCGCGCCGCCATCCGCCGGCTCGGCGCGGACGGCTGGCTCGGCGTCGGCTGGCCCAAGGAGTACGGCGGCCGCGGCCTCACCCCCATCGAGCAGTTCGTCTTCTTCGACGAGGCCGCGCAGGCCGGCGTACCGCTCCCGCTGATGGCGCTGAACACCGTCGGCCCGACGATCATGAAGTACGGCACGGACGAGCAGAAGGCGTACTTCCTGCCGAAGGTCCTCTCCGGCGAGATCGACTTCGCCATCGGCTACAGCGAGCCCGACGCCGGCACCGACCTCGCCGCGCTGAAGACCCGCGCCGTGCGCGACGGCGACCACTACGTCGTCAACGGGCAGAAGATCTGGACGACCAACGGCGACACCGCCGACTGGGTGTGGCTCGCGGTGCGCACCGACCCGGAGGCCCCGCCGCACAAGGGCATCACCATGCTCCTGGTGCCGACCACCGACCCCGGCTACTCCTGCACGGTCATCCGCACCCTCGCCTCGCACGACACCACCGCCAGCTACTACGAGAACGTCCGCGTCCCCGTCGCCCACCGGGTCGGCGCCGAGAACGCGGGCTGGCGGTTGATCACCAACCAGCTCAACCACGAACGCGTCACCCTGGCCGCGCACGGCACCATGGCGATCCGCGCCCTGCACGACGTACAGCGCTGGGCGACGGAGACCAAGCTCGCCGACGGCCGCCGGGTCGTCGACCTGCCCTGGGTGCGCCGCCGCCTCGCCCAGACCCATGTGAAGCTCGACGCCCTGAAACTCCTCAACTGGCAGATGGTCGGCGCCCTCCAGAACGGCACCCTCACCCCACAGGACGCCTCGGCCGTGAAGGTCTACGGCTCCGAGGCCCGCCGCGACGCCTACGCCTGGCTCATGGAGGTCGTCGCGGCCCCCGGCGCCCTCCAGGAGGGCTCGGCCGGCGCCGTCCTGCACGGTGAACTGGAACGCGGCTACCGCTCCGCCGTGATCTTCACCTTCGGCGGCGGCAACAACGAGATCCAGCGCGAGATCATCTCGTGGATCGGCCTGGGGATGCCGCGCGTACGGCGCTAG
- a CDS encoding alkene reductase, with amino-acid sequence MLNALWNPTVVGEIALPHRLAMAPLTRSRATPDGVPTELNAEYYAQRASHALIVTEGTQPSADGQGYPVTPGIYTEDHIAGWRKVTDAVHKADGRIVIQLMHTGRISHPDNTPHHRQPVAPSAIKPAGQMFTPSGLQEMPEPRELSTEEVAATVDDFRRAAAAAIAAGADGVEIHGANGYLINQFLFPNTNQRTDQYGGSLDNRIRFAVEVATAVADEIGAGRTGIRISPGNPFQLNDLAESDPHELYPHLLRALAPLNLAYLHIAHGGDEELLHTLRKLWPSTLVLNRAGTDIATRAKDVEDGVADVVTVGTMALANPDLVERIRSGAPLNTPDSATFYGGDATGYTDYPTHAA; translated from the coding sequence ATGCTCAACGCCCTGTGGAACCCCACCGTCGTCGGAGAGATCGCCCTGCCGCACCGGCTGGCCATGGCACCCCTGACCCGCAGCCGGGCCACCCCGGACGGCGTGCCGACCGAGCTGAACGCCGAGTACTACGCCCAGCGCGCCTCACACGCCCTCATCGTCACCGAGGGCACCCAGCCCTCCGCCGACGGACAGGGCTACCCGGTGACCCCGGGCATCTACACCGAGGACCACATCGCAGGCTGGCGCAAGGTCACCGACGCCGTACACAAGGCCGACGGACGCATCGTCATCCAGCTGATGCACACCGGGCGCATCTCCCACCCGGACAACACCCCTCACCACCGGCAGCCTGTGGCACCCTCCGCGATCAAGCCGGCCGGCCAGATGTTCACCCCGTCCGGGCTCCAGGAGATGCCGGAGCCGCGCGAACTGTCCACCGAGGAGGTCGCCGCGACGGTCGACGACTTCCGGCGCGCCGCCGCGGCCGCCATCGCGGCCGGCGCCGACGGCGTCGAGATCCACGGGGCCAACGGCTACCTGATCAACCAGTTCCTCTTCCCCAACACCAACCAGCGCACGGATCAGTACGGGGGCTCCCTCGACAACCGCATCCGTTTCGCGGTGGAGGTTGCCACGGCCGTGGCCGACGAGATCGGCGCCGGCCGCACCGGCATCCGAATCTCTCCCGGCAACCCCTTCCAGCTCAACGACCTCGCGGAGAGCGACCCGCACGAGCTCTACCCGCACCTCCTGCGCGCCCTCGCCCCCCTCAACCTCGCCTACCTGCACATCGCTCACGGCGGCGACGAGGAACTCCTGCACACCCTCCGCAAGCTGTGGCCGAGCACCCTGGTCCTCAACCGGGCCGGCACCGACATCGCCACCCGCGCCAAGGACGTCGAAGACGGCGTCGCCGACGTCGTCACCGTCGGCACCATGGCGCTCGCCAACCCCGACCTGGTCGAGCGCATACGCTCCGGCGCGCCGCTGAACACCCCCGACTCCGCCACTTTCTACGGCGGCGACGCAACCGGCTACACCGACTACCCCACCCACGCCGCCTGA
- a CDS encoding ThiF family adenylyltransferase — MLGEADAGVIRTSRLTWVGARQLLGDRGQETLARLRVAIVGLGGLGSILVEELARLGVGELVLIDNETVDATNLPRLLGAERSDIDKLKTDLAARNAIRANPQIRLTTVPRRVEDPEALRELVLCDWIFLAADSHSARHWVNAVVHEFLIPATQVGVKIPVSPDGDVGQIHTATRLIAPGIGCMWCNGLIDPTELAIEMHPETEREQARYIPGVPAPSVMPLNTLAAGEAVTQFLIASAGLHENDNDLGSVIHRPRVRERHLQDPRQNGGCRWCTPTGNLGRGTSGELSAWQAVSSRS; from the coding sequence GTGCTCGGCGAGGCAGATGCGGGGGTGATCAGAACGAGCCGGCTGACATGGGTCGGTGCCCGCCAGCTTCTGGGCGACCGCGGGCAAGAAACACTTGCCCGGCTGCGCGTCGCCATCGTCGGCCTTGGCGGTCTCGGCAGCATCCTCGTCGAAGAACTCGCACGGCTCGGCGTCGGGGAACTCGTCCTCATCGACAACGAAACCGTCGACGCGACCAACCTCCCACGGCTGCTGGGAGCCGAGCGCAGCGACATCGACAAACTCAAAACCGATCTCGCCGCCCGTAACGCAATCCGAGCAAATCCACAGATCCGCCTGACCACGGTCCCACGAAGAGTCGAGGACCCCGAGGCACTGCGTGAGCTGGTGCTCTGCGACTGGATCTTCCTGGCCGCCGACAGCCATTCAGCCCGGCACTGGGTCAACGCCGTCGTCCACGAGTTCCTCATCCCCGCCACTCAAGTCGGCGTGAAGATCCCCGTCTCCCCAGACGGTGACGTCGGGCAGATCCACACCGCCACACGCTTGATCGCCCCGGGCATCGGCTGCATGTGGTGCAACGGCCTCATCGACCCGACCGAACTCGCCATCGAGATGCACCCCGAGACCGAGCGCGAGCAAGCCCGGTACATCCCCGGTGTACCCGCGCCCAGCGTGATGCCTTTGAACACACTCGCCGCCGGCGAAGCCGTGACCCAATTCCTGATCGCATCCGCCGGCCTGCACGAGAACGACAACGATCTGGGATCAGTCATCCACCGCCCTCGAGTCCGCGAACGGCATCTCCAAGATCCCCGCCAGAACGGCGGCTGCCGATGGTGTACGCCCACGGGCAACCTCGGACGCGGCACCAGCGGAGAACTCTCAGCCTGGCAGGCGGTAAGTTCTCGATCTTGA